From the Priestia koreensis genome, one window contains:
- the gatC gene encoding Asp-tRNA(Asn)/Glu-tRNA(Gln) amidotransferase subunit GatC: MSRISTDEVKHVAHLARLAITEEEAKMFAGQLDAIISYAEQLNELDTTGVEPTSHVLTMKNVMREDEPKKGLPIEDVVKNAPDHKDGYVRVPTILE, translated from the coding sequence ATGTCAAGAATTTCAACAGATGAAGTAAAACACGTAGCACATTTAGCTCGATTAGCCATTACAGAAGAAGAAGCAAAAATGTTCGCTGGTCAGCTTGATGCCATCATTTCATACGCTGAGCAGTTAAATGAATTAGATACAACAGGTGTTGAACCAACTTCACACGTATTAACAATGAAAAACGTAATGCGTGAGGATGAGCCGAAAAAAGGTTTACCAATTGAAGACGTGGTAAAAAATGCACCAGACCATAAAGACGGATACGTTCGAGTACCAACTATTTTAGAGTAA